One Pseudomonas sp. B21_DOA genomic window, AGGCACAAATGTTTGTTGAAGGTGTTGCTTCGCCCTCTTCCGCCCCGATGGTCATGGAGTTCAGTTACCCAAGCCTCAGCCGAAAGAATGTTGCGCGCAGTATCGAACATGATACCCAACGCATACTGGCCACTCTTGAAAATGAATGGCGAGCCGCGCAAACAGACAATCCGTTTCAAAGCTTCCCGACCCGCAGTGCAGAACGCGCTCATATCTCCAATGTCACCGAGAGCACTGAGCCTTGCAGTGACACCTGGCATCTTGACGATGAACAAGGCGTGCTGCTCAAGGACAATGTTGCGATCAGCCTGACTGGTCTGGAAACCGCTCTGGTCAGAAAAATGCTGAGCCATGATGAGCGTGTGGTCAGTCGTGATGACCTGATCATCAGCATTGGTCGGGAACCCGAGCAATACCGTGGCCTGGAAATGTGCCTGAGCCGATTGCAGGACAAGTTCAAGAGTGCGAGTAATGGCGAGCGATTGTTCCGAGCCGTAAGAAATCGCGGATATTGCCTGATCCAGGAAGTCGTTGCGTAAGCGAAGACGACTTAAAACCAAGACAAACAGATATAAAGTGCGACTACAACAACAAGAAGAGCACTCTGTTTGGTTTTCCTCCCTGATTCGATAAAAGCTCCCTGCCTCCACCCTTCAACAGTAACAAATACGCCCTCGCTTTTTCATCCCCCTCTCTACGACCTTTTCTAACAGCTATCTATTTAATTATTAAAAAGTTGGCACTGTGCCATCTTGTTAGAACTCGTCAGACACCATTCCCGGCAATAACTTAGTCTATTGGCTGACGACAGTTCGGCTCTCGATGTTGTTACCTCAAGACACTCGCTAAAACAAAAACAACAAGTCTGCATAACAACTCGGCTTTCAACTGTTGAAACCTGAATGGACGTCTTTTGGGGATATCGTATGGATCTTTCTCTCAGTATTAATCGAAGCACGGGCCTCAAGGGACTGACCTTTTGGGGCCAATGGGCGCTGGCACAGGCTTTCGTTGTGACGTTGCTGTTCATTCTTGCTGAACAGCACACCGGCACCGTCGCGTTCTACTACCGAATGTGCGCCACCCTCGCCGTCCTGGCCTCGGTGCCCGCTTACACATTCACGGGTGTTTATCGCAAACGCGACAACTACCTGACTGGCCTCGGCCGCCTGTTCATGGGCTGGTCGATGACCATGGCCGCGCTGGCGTGCATTGCGTTTGTCTGCCAGGCCGATGAGCTGTTTTCCCGTCAGGTGATCTTGAGTTGGGCGGTATACGGCTTCCTCGGTCAGGCATTCCTCTATGCGCCGTTGCACGCGTTTTCCAAGTACTACCAGCGCTCGCGTAAAAGCGAACACCGGACGCTGATTGTCGGCACTGGCGAACTGGCGTTGGGCCTGGCGAAGAAACTCAGCCAACTGGAAAACCTGCCGCTGATTGGCCTGGTCAGCAACGGTGACAAACCGGTCCTCGCTTCCGACGCACCGCGTGTCGTTGGCGCTCAGGACGAGTTGCTTGAGCTGATCGAGGCCCACGACATCCGTCGTTTGTACATCACCCTGCCGCTATGCGAAGCCGCGAAAATCGAAGCGATGTATGTCGATTTGCTCGGGGCCAACGTCGACGTGGTGTGGGTACCGGATTTGAACAGCCTGACCTTGCTCAACCATTCGGTGAAAGTCGTGGATGGCCTGCCGGCGATCTACTTGAACGAAAGCCCGCTGACCAGCCGCCCGACCGCTGCCCTGAGCAAGAGTCTGGTTGAGAAAACCGTGGCATTCCTGGCGATCATCGCCCTCAGTCCGCTGCTGTTGATCATCGCTCTGGCGGTAAAACTCAACTCGCCCGGCCCGGTGTTTTTCAAGCAGGACCGCCATGGCTGGAACGGCAAGGTGATCAAGGTCTGGAAATTCCGTTCGATGCGTGTCCACGATGACCGCGAGGTGAAACAGGCCAGCCGCAATGACTCGCGTATCACCGCAGTAGGTCGTTTTATCCGCCGTACTTCGCTGGACGAACTGCCGCAGTTGTTCAACGTATTGCAGGGGCACATGGCGCTGGTGGGGCCACGGCCGCATGCGGTGGCGCACAACAATTACTACTCGGGCAAGATCCTCGCTTACATGGCGCGTCACCGAATCAAACCGGGCATCACTGGCCTGGCACAGATCAGCGGCTGCCGCGGTGAGACCGATACCATCGACAAGATGCAAAAGCGTGTCGAGATCGACCTGCAGTACATCAACAGCTGGTCGTTGTGGCTGGATCTGAAGATCCTGGTGAAGACGCCGTTTACGTTGTTGTCGAAGGATATTTACTGAGGCTCAGCGCTTCAAATCACAAGGGGACGAAAGTCCCCTTTTTGTGAGCGGGATTTGGGTAATCAGTATCGACTACAGGTGCGCCCCGTGGGAGCGAGCCTGCTCGCGAAAGCGGTGTGTCAGGCGATGGAGATGTTGGATGTGCCGGACCATTCGCGAGCAGGCTCGCTCCCACAGGGATTAGGGTTTGGGTCGAAAATTGTGGTGTAACACAACCCCTGTGGGAGTGAGCTTGCTCACGAAAGCGGTAGGTCAGGCGATGAAGATGTTGGATGTGCCGGCGCCTTCGCGGGCAAGCTCGCTCCAACGGGAATTAGGGTTTGGGTCGAAAATTGTGGTGTAACACAACCCCGGTGGGAGTGGGCTTGCTCACGAAAGCGGTAGGTCAGGCGATGAATATGTTGGATGTGCCGGCGCCTTCGCGGGCAAGCCCGCTCCCACAGGGGGTTGGGTTATGGCCGGGATGTGTGACGTGACGCAGGCTCACGCCTACACAGGATTTGTTTCGGCTCGGGAGACCAGCGCTTACTCGGTAATCTTTTCGAAATTGCGATAGAACATGTCCCCTTCCCGGCTATCGGTCATCGAGTGCAGTTGATAGCTGCGGCTCAGTCTGGCGCCGCCATCTCGGGTCAGTGGTGCCCAGACCAGGTTGGCACGGCGCATGGTCGACATGCTCATCATTTCGTCGAACGGGATCGACAGGTACAGGCCCTTGTCGAAACTACCTTCGCCATATTCGGCGCTGCTGGCCGTGGTGATGGTCGCCCAGGCACCGACGCGCACACCGTTGAAAAACTCGCGCGAGATGTCCACGGTGGTGCCCCAGTCCCCGGCCAGATAACGACCGACACTGACCGCCGCCAGCGTATCGAACGGCAGATCGGTATAGCCGGTGATATGCCCGGTCACTACCGAGTAATCGCGCAAGGCAAAACCCTGATCGAAATCACGTTGGCGCACCCAGTTCAGATCCGCGCCCAGCGACCAGCGCTCGCCGGTCGGGCGGAACAACACTTCCGCGCCGACACCGGCAAACATCGATTCCAGGTAACCGCCGTACACCATGCCATACAGATCCTTGTCCAACTGCTCGGCATGGCTGAGCTGGAACAACGGCATGGTCGTGTTTGACGTGGTCAGGTACTGGCGCAAATCCGTGCGCACGCGGGGCAATCCGCTCGGCGCGTCGTAGACGAATTTGTCGAAGTTGTTGACCAGGTTGGCGCTGAGCAAACCGCTCCACCAGGTGTTGCGGTTGAAGCGGTATTCCGCGTCGGCGTCAGCACTGAACTGATAGAGCAAACCATCCGGGCCGCCGACGTTCTGCTTGAAGCCCAATCCTACGCCGTAACTGAAATGCTGCGGCGCTTCGCTGTAGAGGGTTTTCTCGTTGTGCGGCATCGCCGGGTTGATTTCGGTGGTGCGGTGCAGCGCCTCCAACGGCTCTTCGTTGTTGATCACTTCGCGAAAGGTCTGGCGCGGCAGGCTGGTTTCTTCCAGCGGCAAGTCATAACGCTTGTTGACCACGGTGAACCAGTCGATGTCGTCGTTGACGCTGTTGTCGAGAATCCGGCTCGCGCGGCCAACGGCTTTGGACGAATGGAAATACCGCTGCTGCTCGCCATAGACGATCAGTTCGGAATCGCGCTGGCTGATGCGCTCGACCTTGTACCCGGCATTCTGCTGCAAACGCCGCGACACATCGGCCCAGTTGACCTGTTCCATCGAGGTCGTCGGCGCCTTCGCCGGCAGCGGTTCGGGAGTCGGATCGTAAGTCTTGGCCGGCGCTTTGCGGCTGACGAAATTGGTGTGAAAGGTCACGCCGAACATCGCCGTATTGCCGCGTTCCCACGCGGCGCTGAGATCGATCGAATCGGTCACCTTGAACACCGCGCCAAGGTTGATCGGCGAGTCCTGTTTGATCTCGTTGTCCTTCGGCTCGTTCTTGTAGTCGTTGCCTTCGAATTCAAGCTTCAGACTGAGGCGGTCCCAAGGCGTCTGGTAGCTCACGCCGCCGAACAGCGAAGGCTTGCCGCGGAAGTACGCGCCGGAGTTGACGTCGCCGGTGCCTTCTAGCGCCGGGCGGGTATCGAAGCGACTGCTGGCATACCCCAGAGGGTTGTCGAAGTCGCCGCGATTACCGATGTAACCCCAGGCAATGCCGGCGCTGAAGTCGAAATTGTCGAAGCGCTTGTTGGCGACGAAGAATTCGCTGGAGAACAAACCGGTACCACCGATATCTCGGAAGCCCAGCGCCACTTCCGGCGCCCAGTGGCTTTCCTGCCACAGGCGCACTTTGGCGTCGACCGCCTTGTCCTTGTAGCTTTGACTGCCGCTGAGGGCCTCCGAGCCGTACGGCCGGTTGGTGATCGCGGTGTAGCGGAACGAACCTTCGAGCCAGTCCAGCGGTTGCAACGACACGCTGTAGCGGCTGTACGGGTCGGTGCGGTTGGCGTTGACGCTCAGCTCGCCGGCCGGGGCCATCCGTGCCGTCGGCGTCTGCAAAAGACCGGCGCCACCGAAGTCATTCTGGGTGATGCGCGGCTCGGCGTGAGCCAGGCCGCAGGGCAACAACAACACAGCTGCAAAACGTAACTTCAACGAACCACCTCGGCCAGCTGCGTGGCAATGAATTCGGCCAACTGCTGATTCAATTCAGGAAGAGGCGGATCAAGATCATCATTTTTTATCGGCACCAGAATCCGGCTGCCGGCCACCGGAAACTGCCCGGACTCGCGATTCCAGTGCGCGATGCCGACGCGCCGCGACACGCCGTTGGGCTGGATCAACCACAGGTAATCGGCCTCGGCATCGTCGAGAATCGAGCAGCCTTCGAGGTATTCGCGGGCCTCCTGCAATGGCTGGTACGGCAAGTGGCACGGCTCGGTGACTGCGCCCAACACCTGCACTTCATCAACCCGTTTCGGATAGATCAGCCGATCGCCGTCATCCAGACGAATGTTGCGCGCGAAGCCGACTTCCACCGCTACCGGATCGAGGTCAGCGATCTGCCGTCCGGTCACTGGCATTTGTCGGACTTCTTCAGCAACGCGCTGTGCCAGTGCCGCGCGGCTTGGCCGATCAAACAGCGTCGCCATGCGTTGCAGCACCTCGAGATCGAACAACACGCCGACCTTGAGCCGCGTCTGTTCCGCGACCAGCGACTGGCGCAACAAGCCGCCTGCCAGCCAGTAGCCTTCGGCATTCGGCACGGCCTCGCTGATCACATCGAGCAGGCGCCCGCCCGGCGGCAATGCGATCGGACCGGGATTGGCGACGTCGCCGGACACAGTGACGGCGGCCTGACTCGCCCCAGCGATCAGCAAAAGACCCGCCGCGATAAGGCCCAGGCGCTTCACGGCAGATGCCTGCGATCAGGAGTCAATTGCACCAGCTTGACGCGCAGTTGCGAGGTCAGTTGTTGCTCACTTTGCAGAATGAAACCGTCACGTGGGTCGACCCAGTAACGGTTGGTCGCGCTGAGGCCGATCGCTGGCGCGTCGATCTGTTCATCGACGCGCAGCACCGAGTAAGCCTTGTCGAGAATTTCCAGGGTTTCGGTGGAACGGCGCGAGAAGCGGCTGTTGACGATCACGCCGACTTCCTGGCCCTTGTACAGATCGATCCAGCGCCGTGTGGTGAAACCGTCGGCGACGTGATGCAGACCCTGTTTGAACGGCGAATCATCGGCCAGCCGCGTGCCATCCAGATCACCTTGCAGGCCGAGGCCGATGCTGCGCACGGCGAGGCCATCGCGCAGCAGCAAAACCTGTTTGCCGGAGGCGACCCAGAACTGCAGATCTTCGCGCTCGCGCACCAGCGCCAGCACGCCTGAGCCGGACGGCGTAGTCAGTTTCAGTTGCGGGTAATTGACCCCGGCGACTTCGGCCGCCGAAACGTCAACCTCGTCGGGGCCGACGACGGCGGCCTTGAGATTGTTCAGCGATGCACTCATTAGCGGATTGCAGCCGCACAGCAACGAGGCCGCCATCAGGCAGACGCCCACTTTCAATAGATTCACAGTCGGGCGGCCTTATTTGCTGTTGTTGCTGTATTCGCTCCAGTTCTTCGCTGCCGAAGCTCCGGTGCCGACAATCGACGCCGACGGCACCAACTGGCTGATGAAACGGTTCCAGCGAGTAACGTTGGCCGGGCCGACGTAGACGACATCCTGCGGCCGCACCTGGAAGTGCGAAGCCAGCGCCATGGCGGTCGGCGATTCGGCTTCGAGCTGATAGATCTTCGCCGGCTCGACGTCGAGATTTTCCACGCCGCGAATCACGTACACCGCGTTACCGTTGGAACTGGTCTGACTCAGGCCACCGACCGAACCGAGCACGTCGGACAGGTTCATGGTTGCGGTCTTGAAGCTCAGCGCGCGCGGCTGGTTGACTTCGCCCATGACGTAGATGCGCTTGTTGTCGTTGTACGGCAGATACAGCTGATCGCCGCCCTTGAGGTAGACGTTCTGCAGTTCGGAATCCTGCTGATTGAGCGAGTCGAGATTGAGCGGATAGACCCGCCCGTTGCGCGTCAGCAACAGCCCGGACAAGTCAGCATTGTTGGTGTCGATGCCAGCGGAACCGAGGGCCTCGACCACGCTCAGCGGATTGGTCGAAATCGCTTGCGGGCCGGCTTTCGTAACGGCGCCGGTGACCACGACTTTCTGGCTGGCGAAGCGCAGCACCGCGACATCGACCTGCGGCTCGGCGATGAATGCCGATAAGCGCTGTTCGATGTCCGCGCGCAGTTGCTGGATGGTCCGGCCGGCGGCCTGGACTTCCTTGATGAACGGGTAATACAGCGTGCCATCGGAGCGCACCAGACGGCCGTTGGCATCGATCTGTTGTTGCGCGCCGGACGGCGCGGTCAGCTCCAGGTGATCCCAGACGGTGATGTACAGCACGTCATTGTTGCCGATGCGATATTCCGCCGGCGTCACCAGCAGCTCCGCCGGCAGCGACTCACGCTTCTGCGTGGCGCGGTTCATGGCGATCAGCTTCGGGGTGATCGGAATCAGCTCGACCCGACTGCTTTCGCTGGCACCCTGGCGGGTGATATCGCTGGTGCTCAGGTACTGGCCGGGGAAAACATGCAACCTTGCAAAGCGAGACTTGCCAACATTAAAAGATAAACACTACGAGTCATAATGGCACTACGCTATTCAAGGGCGAATCCAAAAACAAAGTCACCCGACTTGCGTCGGGCGACTCTGTACTGCACTAACAAATGTTCCTGTTAGTTATGCGTGCCGGTTGTACCGGTGGTACCCGTCGTACCGGTGGTACCACCGTTGGCACTGCCACCGCTGTTGGACGCCGCTACAGCACTGGCAACCATTGCAGTACTGGCCGCGGGCGCTTGCGAAGCCGCCACACTGCCACCTACATTGGTTACCGCTGTCAACGGCGCTTCAGCGGCGGCAGCCCAGTTGCTCAACATCGTCAACAGGGCAACTGCCATCACTTTTTTCATAACAACTCCTTTCTAACATTCGAACTGTTAAAAAACAGGTCTGTGTCAGAGCTGGTAGCTTTCAAGTCCGCAAAGAGCGCGAACAAGATCCGTTGTTCTTTCACAGCGCTACGTAACTGCTAAAGTCGAACGGCAGGTTTATATCTACGGATTTGCAAATGGCATTGCCAGTGTAATTTCCCGACGTTATCTAACAACCTGACTGAAACTAACATCGGACTAAATGGCCATCATCGCGAATAACCATTGGGATGATTCGATTGCCAGCGCCAAGTATCGGCGACCATGTCCTGCAAGTTGCGTGTGGCTTTCCAGCCGAGTTCTTTCGCCGCTTTCGAAGCATCGGCGAAACTCTCGGCGATATCACCGGCGCGGCGCGGCATCATCCGGTACGGCACCGGCCGCCCGCACGCCTGTTCGAAGGCATGCAGCACTTGCAGCACGCTGTAGCCATCGCCGGTGCCGAGGTTCCAGGTGTGGATGCCGGTGCATTCGCTGATCGACTGCAACGCTTTCAAATGCCCATCCGCCAGGTCAACGACATGGATGTAATCGCGCACGCCGGTGCCATCGGCGGTCGGGTAATCGTTACCGAAGATCGACAACTCGCGCAGGCTGCCGACCGCAACCTGGCTGATATAAGGCACCAGATTGTTCGGGATGCCGTTGGGGTCTTCGCCCATATGCCCGCTGGCGTGGGCGCCGATCGGGTTGAAGTAGCGCAGCAGCGCGATGCTCCAGCGCGGCTCGGCGAGGCTCAGGTCACGCAGCACGTTCTCGACGATCAGCTTGGACTGGCCGTAGGGATTGGTCGGATTGCCCGTCGGAAAATCCTCGCGAATAGGCATCTCTTCAGGCTCGCCGTACACCGTCGCCGAGGAACTGAACACCAGCCGGAACACCCCCGCCGCTGCCATCGCCTGACACAGGGTGATGCTGCCGCCGACGTTGGTTTCGTAGTATTCGAGCGGCTTGCGCACACTCTCGCCCACGGCTTTGAGCCCGGCGAAATGCAGCACGGCGTCGATCTGATGCTCGCGGAAAATCCGGTCGAGCAACGGCCGATCGCAGACGTCGCCGCGAATCATCCATGCACTTTTGCCGCAAATGGCTTCAACGGCGTGGAGTGCTGCGTCGCTGCTGTTACAAAGATTATCCAGAACGACAACTTCATAACCTGCTTCAAGCAATGCAAGTGTGGTATGCGAGCCGATATAGCCGGCGCCACCCGTTACCAGAATCTTCATAGCGCGGTCCGTCATTGAATAAATACCCGGTAGCGTGTCAAGCCATGCCTGGTGGAGATGCGGAGCAATTCACACAAACAGGGCGACAACAACCTCAAACAAATTTAGTTCAACCACTGGCAATAATTATTTTTGCCGGTCAAACTGTTTGACGGGTACTTATTAGCACTCCTTGGATACTTATCACTATCGACAGATACCGACTAAAAATAACTTATAACCAAGTAGTCGACATCTCATAACATTAGCGCTTTTTAACAGCTCAACTAATTGCCAGCAACAACCTGACTCGGGTATTAAAGTAAGCCTTCAATAATCATTGAAACTTGCCGCCACTTTGTGGCGCGCAACCGTCGCCTGTGTTCCATGACTGTCCAGGATACTTTTATGATTCGTAAATGTTTGTTCCCCGCTGCCGGCTACGGCACGCGTTTCTTGCCGGCCACCAAAGCCATGCCGAAAGAGATGCTGCCGATCGTCAACAAGCCGTTGATCGAATACGCCGTTGAAGAAGCCCGGGACGCCGGCCTGCAACACATGGCCATCGTCACCGGCCGGGGCAAGCGCGCGCTGGAAGACCACTTCGACATCAGCTACGAACTCGAGCACCAGATCCGTGGCACCGAGAAAGAGAAATTCCTCGCCGGCACCCGCGAGCTGATCGACACCTGCACCTTTTCCTACACCCGTCAGGTGGAAATGAAAGGCCTGGGCCACGCCATTCTCAGTGGTCGCCCATTGATCGGCGACGAGCCGTTTGCCGTGGTGCTGGCCGACGACCTGTGTCTGAACCTCGAAGGCGACGGTGTGCTGTCGCAGATGATCCAGCTGTACAGGAAATTCCGTTGCTCGATCGTCGCCATTCAAGAAGTCCCGGCCGACCAGACTCACAAGTACGGGGTGATTGCCGGTGAGCTGATTTCCGAGGGCATCTACCGGGTCAACAACATGGTGGAGAAACCGGCGCCGCAGGACGCGCCGTCGAACCTGGCGATCATCGGGCGCTACATCCTCACCCCGGACATCTTCGACCTGATCGCCGACACCGAACCGGGCAAGGGCGGCGAAATCCAGATCACCGACGCACTGATGAAACAGGCGCAGAACGGCTGCGTGCTGGCCTACAAATTCAAAGGCCTGCGCTTTGATTGCGGCGATGCCGAGGGTTACTTGCAGGCGACCAACTTCTGCTACGACAACGTGTACCTCAAGGGCCGCTGAGACGGCTCCCCACCACCAGAGGCAGGCAACCATGAACATTGCACAACATTCGACAAAGATTGAACGTGAGGTGGGCAACCTCGGGGTGATGAGCTGGTTGTCGCGCCATCAACCGCTGCCCAGCGCCAACGAGACCTGGCTGGGCACGATTCTGCTGGTGGAGCGAATCGGCGTGTTCCCTGCGTCCGGCGATATTCGCCGACCGATGCGCGATCCCTATCCGCTGCTCGCGCACCTGAAAGCGTTGTATGGCGAACAGGCGCTGGAAATGGATGACCGCGATGGCCTGAAGGTGATCTTCAGCGACTGGCGTTTTCGCGTGCGCATCTGCTGCAACGATCCGGCGATCATCATTAATGTGGAGACACGTTGTGATGCGCGGTTGATGCCGCGCAAACTTGACGAACTGCTGGGGCTCATCGACGCCTTCAAGCGCGACGCCTGATCACCCGGGCTTCACGCCGATCCATTGTGGGAGCGAGCCTGCTCGCGAAAGCGGCGGCACAGTCAGCATTGATCGTCTTCCCACGCGGAGCGTGGGAAGACGATCATGGTGGCGAGTCGTCGCAACCGGTACTCGTACCCGTTATCCAGCCATAAAAATAATCGGCAATCACCTTCCCGCCCGTGGCCGGTAACGGATGAATTTTGTCCGGGCCGATCATCGCGCTGGCGTAGCGTTTGACGTCGGGGCCGAATGCGCATTGCAGGTTGGCGAAACCGAGCTGCTGTTCACGCGCCCACGGTTCGAGCACCTGCGCGTAGGCCGACATCGGATAAGCGCTGGAGCGCGTGGTGTCCTGACGCATGATCAGGTTGATGCTCGCCGCTGGCTGAATCTCGCGCAGCATGCTCACCAGGCCCTGAACGTTTTGCAGGTACTGCGCAGGTTTGACGCCGAAGCCCTGATCGTTGCCGCCGAGCATGATCAGGTAAACGTCGGCCGGGATCTTCGCCACCACAGCTTTCCATTGCGTCTGCCACTGTGGATCCGTGTGATAAAAATCGGCCGATGCCGCGCCGGAGGCCGCCAGTTTCGACACTCGCACGCCTTGCTGAGCGTTGCCCAGCCACAGGCCGAACAGTGTCGGCGCGCCCTTCACCACTTCCAGTTTGAATGACCAGTCTGCGGCTGATGGAGAGCTGGGTAGCGCGACTTCCTGAACGCCTGAGCCTGCCAGTTTCAACGGTTGCCAGTCTTGCGCGGGCGACCAGCGATAGCGCAGCTCATCGGATTCGCCGTTGCCCAGATACAACAGTTTCGCCTGAGTCACCGCGGTATCGATGCGCGGCGAAGGACTGGCATCCACTTGCAACCACGCGCCCGGTTTGCCGCTGATCGTGCGACTGTCCGGGCTGGCCTGGCCCAGCTCGGAAACCTTCCAGCCGCCGCCGAAGTATTTGTCGCTGCTGCGGGTGTATTTGAAATGCGTGCCGCCCAGCGCCGCGCCGTGGTTGAAACCAACGTAACCGGGGCCGGCGAAACCCACCTCGGCGGCCACTCGCTGCACCAGTTTGTTCAGGTAGAAATCCTGCCCGGCGGTGTAGCTGTCGCCAATCACCGAAACCGCCAGCACCTTGCCGGCCTTGCCTTCGCGCCATTGCGCAAAGCGCTGGCGGGCATCGTCTACCTGAACCACCGACGCTGCTACGGGTTGAGCGTCATCCACTGCCAGCATGCAAAATTTCCTTCATCTGTAATAACCCTTCCCGAGCAGGCTCGGCCCCACGGGGTTTATGGTCCTCCGCCAAATCTCTGCACATCGAAACACCTGTGGGAGCTGGCTTGCCAGCGATGGCGGTGGGTCAGTCAATATGACTGCGTCTGACCTGCCCCAATCGCTGGCAAGCCAGCTCCCACAGGGATTGTGTGATTTTGCAGCGAGCCTGCTCGCGAAGCTTTCAGCTGTTCTGCGTCTGCACCACCGGAGCCACAATCACCGGCGCTTTCTTCTTCGCCGCCCGCTCGCCAAGGAACAGCACCGAGGTGAAATCGAACCGGCTGAACACCATCGCCAGCAGCACCGGCCCGAGCAATCCACAGCTCAGACCACCGAGCACCAGCAAGCTCTCATCCTTCACGCCGAGGCGCCCGAGGACAAACCGCGAGGTCGCTGCGAACAGCACATGAAAGAGGAAAATCGCATAGGAATATCCGCCCAGCCAGGTCAGCGCTTTCGAGCGCATGTCACTCGAAAGCAACGCGATGCAAGACACGCACCCCACGGCCAAACCAATCAGGCTGCGGCGATCGACAATCAGCTCACGATCAATCGCCGCGACGTACAGCAGCGTCAGCGAGATCAGCACAAACAACAGCGGTCCGATCACTTTGAAACGCTGCTTGAAAACATCGACATTTTCCTGACCGATCATCCCCGCGACGAAAAACGGCAGCAGGTAGATCGCGCCGTTGATACCGAACGCATCCAGCGGCAACGGCGGCAGCAGGAACAACACCGCGGCAAACGCAAACAAGCCATACAGCCGCGTCGCCGAACGCAGCAGGCCGCGCCATTCCAGCAAGCCGACGAAAATGAAAATGCTGAACACCGCCTGCAGAAACCAGAAGTGGTTGATCGGCACCCAGAA contains:
- the galU gene encoding UTP--glucose-1-phosphate uridylyltransferase GalU, whose protein sequence is MIRKCLFPAAGYGTRFLPATKAMPKEMLPIVNKPLIEYAVEEARDAGLQHMAIVTGRGKRALEDHFDISYELEHQIRGTEKEKFLAGTRELIDTCTFSYTRQVEMKGLGHAILSGRPLIGDEPFAVVLADDLCLNLEGDGVLSQMIQLYRKFRCSIVAIQEVPADQTHKYGVIAGELISEGIYRVNNMVEKPAPQDAPSNLAIIGRYILTPDIFDLIADTEPGKGGEIQITDALMKQAQNGCVLAYKFKGLRFDCGDAEGYLQATNFCYDNVYLKGR
- a CDS encoding mannose-1-phosphate guanylyltransferase, which gives rise to MNIAQHSTKIEREVGNLGVMSWLSRHQPLPSANETWLGTILLVERIGVFPASGDIRRPMRDPYPLLAHLKALYGEQALEMDDRDGLKVIFSDWRFRVRICCNDPAIIINVETRCDARLMPRKLDELLGLIDAFKRDA
- a CDS encoding GDSL-type esterase/lipase family protein, whose product is MLAVDDAQPVAASVVQVDDARQRFAQWREGKAGKVLAVSVIGDSYTAGQDFYLNKLVQRVAAEVGFAGPGYVGFNHGAALGGTHFKYTRSSDKYFGGGWKVSELGQASPDSRTISGKPGAWLQVDASPSPRIDTAVTQAKLLYLGNGESDELRYRWSPAQDWQPLKLAGSGVQEVALPSSPSAADWSFKLEVVKGAPTLFGLWLGNAQQGVRVSKLAASGAASADFYHTDPQWQTQWKAVVAKIPADVYLIMLGGNDQGFGVKPAQYLQNVQGLVSMLREIQPAASINLIMRQDTTRSSAYPMSAYAQVLEPWAREQQLGFANLQCAFGPDVKRYASAMIGPDKIHPLPATGGKVIADYFYGWITGTSTGCDDSPP
- a CDS encoding acyltransferase yields the protein MSSKNKSLEIETLRGLACLLLVLYHVIGPLGGGLKIDIGSPFRVIADSMVYVRMPLFTFISGYIYSIYKIRGNDFSAFFAGKVRRLIVPLFCVGVPFSVLQAVGPGVNKDVGVIDALLSFWVPINHFWFLQAVFSIFIFVGLLEWRGLLRSATRLYGLFAFAAVLFLLPPLPLDAFGINGAIYLLPFFVAGMIGQENVDVFKQRFKVIGPLLFVLISLTLLYVAAIDRELIVDRRSLIGLAVGCVSCIALLSSDMRSKALTWLGGYSYAIFLFHVLFAATSRFVLGRLGVKDESLLVLGGLSCGLLGPVLLAMVFSRFDFTSVLFLGERAAKKKAPVIVAPVVQTQNS